The proteins below are encoded in one region of Oryzias melastigma strain HK-1 linkage group LG9, ASM292280v2, whole genome shotgun sequence:
- the arl6ip4 gene encoding ADP-ribosylation factor-like protein 6-interacting protein 4: MTDEQKARLSTKRPLTKEEYEARQSVIRRVVDPETGRTRLVRGEGEIIEEIVSKEKHKEINKQSTKGDGNAFQRKLGIM; this comes from the exons ATGACTGATGAGCAGAAGGCCAGGCTTTCCACCAAGAGGCCTCTCACCAAGGAGGAGTATGAGGCCCGGCAGAGTGTCATCCGCAGAGTGGTGGACCCGGAAACAGGAAGGAccag ATTGGTGAGAGGAGAAGGAGAGATCATTGAGGAGATAGTCAGCAAGGAGAAACACAAGGAGATCAACAAG CAATCTACAAAGGGAGATGGGAATGCCTTTCAGAGAAAACTAGGAATCATGTGA
- the mthfd2 gene encoding bifunctional methylenetetrahydrofolate dehydrogenase/cyclohydrolase, mitochondrial: protein MAAIRTLRKLCQHSQHQVCKLHTSASRQEAVVISGRKLARQIRDEARADVEKWVLDGNRRPHLSVILVGDNPASHSYVLNKTRAAAEIGISSETILKHTDISEEELLDLIDKLNTDHRVDGLLVQLPLPDHIDERTICNAVAPAKDVDGFHVVNVGRMCLDQTTMLPATPWGVWEIIQRTGIPTFGKNVLVAGRSKNVGMPIAMLLHTDGHHERPGGDATVTITHRYTPKEQLRQHAQIADIIVAAAGVPNLITADMIKEGAAVIDVGINRVKDPVTGKDRLVGDVDFEGVRKKAGYITPVPGGVGPMTVAMLMKNTIKAAKSVLLFPPERVRMAAAS, encoded by the exons ATGGCAGCCATCAGGACTCTCAGGAAACTCTGCCAGCACTCCCAGCATCAAGTCTGTAAACTGCACACGTCCGCATCGAG ACAGGAGGCCGTGGTTATCTCAGGGAGGAAGCTGGCCCGTCAGATCCGGGACGAGGCCCGTGCTGACGTGGAGAAATGGGTTTTAGATGGCAACAGGAGACCCCACCTGAGTGTAATTCTTGTAGGGGACAACCCAGCAAGTCACTCCTATGTTCTCAACAAGACCCGGGCTGCAGCAGAAATTG GAATCTCAAGCGAAACGATCCTCAAGCACACAGACATCagtgaggaggagctgctggactTGATCGACAAACTGAACACGGACCACCGTGTGGACGGCCTGCTGGTCCAGCTACCTCTGCCAG ACCACATTGATGAGCGTACAATCTGCAACGCAGTTGCTCCCGCCAAGGACGTGGACGGCTTCCATGTGGTGAATGTTGGCCGCATGTGCCTGGACCAGACCACCATGCTTCCTGCTACTCCCTGGGGAGTCTGGGAAATAATTCAACGCACAG GTATTCCCACATTTGGCAAAAACGTCTTAGTTGCAGGGCGCTCTAAGAACGTGGGCATGCCCATCGCCATGTTGCTGCACACAGACGGCCATCATGAGAGACCGGGAG GAGACGCCACAGTCACCATAACTCACCGTTACACTCCAAAGGAACAGCTTCGCCAACACGCCCAGATTGCTGACATCATTGTGGCTGCTGCAG GGGTTCCCAACCTGATCACAGCAGACATGATCAAAGAGGGGGCAGCAGTCATCGACGTGGGAATAAATCGCGTGAAGGACCCAGTCACAGGAAAGGACAGGCTGGTGGGAGATGTGGACTTTGAAG GTGTGAGGAAAAAGGCGGGATACATCACCCCGGTTCCTGGAGGCGTCGGACCCATGACTGTGGCCATGCTAATGAAGAACACTATCAAAGCTGCAAAGAGTGTCCTGCTGTTTCCCCCAGAGAGAGTCCGCATGGCTGCTGCAtcctaa